In Opitutales bacterium, a single window of DNA contains:
- a CDS encoding DUF86 domain-containing protein, translated as MNDVVINKVVTIERCVARIREVHGSLSGSLLDAMLEQESIILNLERACQAAIDLAMHTVHMKRFGVPQSSRDAFDLLEKNHVISPDLSRCLKNMVGFRNIAIHEYQTLKLEIIESIVQENLQQLLDFGQAIRRSTQEES; from the coding sequence ATGAATGACGTCGTCATCAATAAGGTAGTCACAATCGAGCGGTGTGTAGCGCGTATTCGCGAAGTGCACGGCTCGCTTTCGGGCTCCTTGTTGGATGCGATGCTGGAGCAGGAGTCTATTATTTTGAATCTTGAGCGAGCTTGCCAAGCCGCTATCGACCTTGCGATGCATACTGTCCACATGAAACGGTTTGGAGTGCCGCAGAGCAGCCGCGACGCCTTCGATTTATTGGAGAAAAACCATGTGATCTCTCCCGACCTGAGCCGATGCCTTAAAAATATGGTGGGATTTAGAAATATCGCGATTCATGAATACCAAACATTAAAATTGGAAATCATTGAATCGATAGTTCAGGAAAACCTGCAGCAATTGCTCGACTTTGGCCAAGCGATCCGGAGATCAACGCAAGAGGAATCATGA
- a CDS encoding AbrB/MazE/SpoVT family DNA-binding domain-containing protein — translation MLKTLSSKGQLVLPARYRRRLGLEVGSQVNVIEDGDRLIIEPTQTTEVKFVSLPGAPKPVLSIGPNRLISKHDLIDPLSNDD, via the coding sequence ATGCTTAAAACACTATCCTCGAAAGGGCAGTTAGTATTGCCGGCTAGATATAGGCGGCGGCTTGGGTTGGAAGTGGGTAGCCAGGTCAACGTCATTGAGGACGGTGATCGTTTGATCATCGAGCCGACGCAAACTACTGAGGTCAAATTTGTCTCTTTGCCTGGTGCGCCGAAACCTGTGCTTTCGATCGGTCCCAACAGGCTGATATCGAAGCATGATTTGATCGACCCGCTGTCGAACGATGACTGA
- a CDS encoding PIN domain-containing protein: MTEYLLDVNVLVAYAIQEHVHHERVVSGLSERAENGDNFCVCPIVELGLIRNSMRIGGISIKIAKQLMTHVSENLVLKRIPDSVFSQQLPNWIQGYRQTTDAYLVALAEANGCQLLTLDVSIPGAEAM, encoded by the coding sequence ATGACTGAATACTTACTGGATGTGAACGTGCTGGTCGCTTATGCCATTCAAGAGCACGTTCATCATGAGCGTGTGGTTTCTGGATTGTCTGAACGTGCGGAAAATGGCGATAATTTCTGCGTCTGTCCGATCGTAGAGCTGGGCTTGATCAGGAATTCCATGCGCATTGGCGGAATTTCCATCAAAATAGCCAAGCAACTGATGACCCATGTGAGCGAAAACCTGGTTTTAAAGAGGATACCCGATTCGGTTTTTTCCCAACAGCTTCCCAATTGGATTCAGGGGTATCGCCAAACAACAGATGCATATCTCGTCGCTCTAGCCGAAGCAAACGGATGCCAGCTACTTACTTTGGACGTTTCGATTCCCGGAGCTGAGGCTATGTAG